The Pirellulimonas nuda genome includes a region encoding these proteins:
- a CDS encoding fatty acid desaturase family protein, whose protein sequence is MQALPDSPPDAEIVAGSVERFPRARHVEEVRRLSQIRPWRSVGLITLQWGVVVAAMTCALYFPYWWVYLIAGVVIATRQQAIGVLVHDGAHWLLFKNHTVNDIVCDLFLGFPSNLSTTLYRSTHFQHHRYVNTEEDCDLAAQRDDHEWFDWPKTRSELWWTMLRSITGLNAYRAWPLVKQWAPWMHMTDPITPAFPLRARVLYVANIVAVYTAIALGFRYAPGNTLVVVLLYIIPTMTLLNLFNRLRATSEHVGLADEQDELGATRSVAPSWWERLTVCPVGVNYHLEHHLFPSVPGPNLARLHRHLMQDDDYRRRAHVTRGYAGAVNELMASPEPTSRGLRA, encoded by the coding sequence ATGCAAGCCCTCCCAGACTCCCCACCTGACGCAGAGATCGTCGCTGGCAGCGTTGAGCGGTTCCCGCGTGCCCGTCATGTGGAGGAAGTCCGGCGGCTCTCTCAGATCCGCCCCTGGCGGAGCGTGGGTCTGATCACGCTGCAGTGGGGCGTGGTTGTCGCCGCGATGACGTGCGCCCTCTACTTCCCCTACTGGTGGGTCTACCTGATCGCCGGGGTCGTGATCGCTACTCGGCAACAAGCGATCGGGGTGCTGGTGCACGACGGCGCCCATTGGCTGCTGTTCAAGAACCACACCGTCAACGACATCGTGTGCGACCTGTTCCTTGGTTTCCCGTCGAACCTCAGCACCACGCTCTACCGCAGCACCCACTTCCAACACCACCGTTACGTCAACACCGAGGAAGACTGCGACCTCGCTGCGCAGCGCGACGACCACGAGTGGTTTGATTGGCCGAAGACCCGCTCCGAGCTCTGGTGGACGATGCTCCGATCGATCACCGGGCTGAACGCCTACCGCGCTTGGCCGCTGGTCAAGCAGTGGGCGCCCTGGATGCACATGACCGACCCGATCACCCCCGCCTTTCCGCTGCGGGCCCGGGTGCTGTACGTGGCGAACATCGTGGCGGTCTACACCGCCATCGCGTTGGGGTTCCGCTACGCCCCCGGCAACACCCTGGTGGTAGTGCTGCTGTACATCATCCCGACCATGACGCTGCTCAATTTGTTCAACCGCCTCCGCGCCACCAGCGAGCACGTCGGGTTGGCCGATGAGCAGGACGAGCTGGGGGCGACACGCTCGGTCGCGCCAAGCTGGTGGGAACGCCTCACGGTCTGCCCGGTGGGGGTGAACTACCACCTTGAGCACCACCTCTTCCCGTCGGTCCCGGGGCCCAACCTGGCCCGGCTGCACCGGCACCTGATGCAAGACGACGACTACCGCCGGCGCGCCCACGTGACGCGGGGGTACGCCGGGGCGGTCAACGAGTTGATGGCGTCCCCCGAGCCGACCTCACGCGGTCTCAGAGCGTAA
- a CDS encoding SpoIID/LytB domain-containing protein has product MLRHGPRRPLLIALCGALAAPAAAQFQALSTINVTGSGAVAMESDYVPNVVHCENGLASFEALKAQAVAARTFAYYKVDLQGFINDGQSDQVYSCSGSALAIHQAAAAATEGEILYVDNFSGGDVLIAAFYVAGAIPTGPFNPADPSAVPNPGDSDPTTTQKWVTYPYENNLSRGSNLGTPLGFRGTPTNPNWPNRGAMSQNGADFLSDNSVSYVDILKYFYGADIQLRTATTAGTGVVYDRKVLTDFDNYGERSGRVIEGHEGYFNRAPDFSGTTTANIAGSTAERSSLAAQSGGHSQRIDIQYDESAGGDFVLRHVAGARFSDFGGSNNAASAVANLQFESTGAVGLWLKTDTPGLSVSIALDDPTTADRGVLRSVVADGQWHEYRWFLDRNADWEAWLAGGNGQIDGALVSLDSIQLFGASDAVVFLDTVYWEPTAEFVAAAIGDFNADGFVDAADYTVWRDSFGETGPNLPADGNGDNFVNFEDYALWKNNFSAGGVSAVGAAVPEASSLALLLVAAGAAGHAGRLHPRTNQN; this is encoded by the coding sequence ATGTTACGCCACGGGCCCCGCCGACCACTGCTGATCGCGCTCTGCGGCGCCCTGGCTGCGCCTGCGGCGGCCCAGTTCCAGGCCCTGTCGACGATCAACGTCACCGGCAGCGGCGCGGTGGCGATGGAGTCGGACTACGTGCCCAACGTGGTGCACTGCGAGAACGGTCTGGCCAGCTTCGAGGCGCTCAAGGCCCAGGCGGTCGCCGCCCGCACCTTCGCCTACTACAAGGTGGACCTGCAGGGGTTTATCAACGACGGCCAGAGCGATCAGGTCTATAGCTGCTCGGGCTCCGCGCTGGCCATCCACCAGGCGGCCGCCGCGGCCACCGAGGGGGAGATCCTTTACGTCGACAACTTCTCCGGCGGCGACGTGCTGATCGCGGCGTTCTACGTGGCGGGCGCTATCCCCACGGGGCCCTTCAACCCGGCCGATCCGAGCGCCGTGCCCAACCCGGGTGACTCCGACCCCACCACCACGCAGAAGTGGGTCACCTACCCCTACGAGAACAACCTCTCGCGGGGCTCGAACCTGGGGACGCCGCTGGGCTTCCGCGGCACCCCCACCAACCCTAACTGGCCCAACCGCGGCGCGATGAGCCAGAACGGCGCCGACTTCTTGTCCGACAACAGCGTCTCCTACGTCGACATCCTCAAGTACTTCTACGGCGCCGACATCCAGCTCCGCACCGCCACGACCGCGGGCACGGGCGTCGTGTACGACCGCAAGGTGCTGACCGACTTCGACAACTACGGCGAGCGCTCCGGCCGGGTGATCGAGGGGCACGAGGGGTACTTCAACCGGGCCCCTGACTTCTCCGGCACCACCACCGCCAACATCGCCGGCTCCACCGCGGAACGCTCGTCGCTGGCGGCCCAGTCCGGCGGCCACAGCCAGCGGATCGACATCCAGTACGACGAGTCTGCCGGCGGCGACTTTGTGCTCCGCCACGTAGCGGGCGCCAGGTTCAGCGATTTCGGCGGCTCCAACAACGCGGCCAGCGCCGTGGCCAACCTGCAGTTCGAGTCGACCGGCGCCGTCGGGCTGTGGCTCAAGACAGACACGCCGGGGCTGAGCGTCTCGATCGCCCTGGACGACCCAACCACCGCCGACCGCGGCGTGCTCCGCAGCGTGGTAGCCGACGGCCAGTGGCACGAGTACCGCTGGTTCCTCGACCGCAACGCCGACTGGGAGGCGTGGCTGGCCGGCGGCAACGGGCAGATCGACGGGGCGCTGGTGTCGCTCGATTCCATCCAGTTGTTCGGCGCCAGCGACGCGGTGGTGTTCCTAGACACCGTGTACTGGGAGCCCACGGCCGAGTTCGTCGCCGCCGCGATCGGCGACTTCAACGCGGACGGCTTTGTCGACGCCGCCGACTACACGGTGTGGCGCGACTCGTTCGGCGAGACGGGCCCCAACCTGCCCGCCGACGGCAACGGCGACAACTTCGTCAACTTCGAAGACTACGCCTTGTGGAAGAACAACTTCTCCGCCGGCGGCGTGTCGGCGGTGGGCGCGGCCGTGCCCGAGGCCTCCTCGCTGGCGCTGCTGCTCGTCGCCGCGGGCGCGGCGGGCCACGCGGGGCGTCTGCACCCGCGCACGAACCAGAACTAA
- a CDS encoding DUF1559 domain-containing protein, which produces MGTTYTGRTNKPNAFTLVELLVVIAIIGILVALLLPAVQAAREAARRSSCQNNLRNHALACMNYESTNGRFPPGAEYSGKSGSGNNGFSWNVLVLPYIEESALAQQLGQEIDKRNASTPNNPFQAYDLVNMSKGVTELFRCPSDPNAIDMLQTTGELPACTYYAIAGSASSRANTVLPTTARTPNSDYLKEADGTTDNGHINKDGVMPLLGRVRHGQISDGTSKTFLLGEGWYQLRAWAIGVWWTGKRETTGAGGVLIPPKELLGKSFVFSTRNIDFRYPPNPNLQTVGYYTYHEDDDRPDFITGSPKTMQLNNLPFGSAHPGGALFAHADGSVEYVTDDVDMLLYVAKASRNGEEVVSQN; this is translated from the coding sequence ATGGGAACGACCTACACCGGCCGAACGAACAAGCCGAACGCCTTCACCCTGGTCGAGCTGCTGGTGGTGATCGCTATCATCGGAATCCTGGTGGCGCTGCTGCTGCCCGCGGTGCAGGCGGCGCGCGAGGCGGCGCGACGCAGCAGCTGCCAGAACAACCTGCGGAACCACGCGCTGGCGTGCATGAACTACGAGTCCACCAACGGCCGGTTCCCGCCGGGCGCCGAGTACAGCGGCAAGAGCGGCAGCGGCAACAACGGGTTCAGCTGGAACGTGTTGGTGCTGCCCTACATCGAGGAGTCGGCCCTCGCCCAGCAGCTCGGGCAAGAGATCGACAAGCGGAACGCGTCCACGCCGAACAACCCGTTCCAGGCCTACGACCTGGTGAACATGAGCAAGGGGGTCACCGAGCTGTTCCGCTGCCCCAGCGATCCTAACGCCATCGACATGCTGCAGACGACCGGCGAGCTGCCGGCCTGCACCTACTACGCGATCGCCGGCTCGGCCAGCAGCCGCGCCAACACGGTGCTCCCCACGACCGCGCGGACCCCCAACAGCGACTACCTGAAGGAAGCAGACGGCACGACCGACAACGGCCACATCAACAAAGACGGCGTCATGCCGCTGTTGGGGCGCGTCCGCCACGGGCAGATCTCCGACGGCACGTCTAAGACCTTCTTGCTGGGCGAGGGCTGGTACCAGCTGCGTGCGTGGGCGATCGGCGTGTGGTGGACCGGCAAACGCGAGACCACCGGCGCCGGCGGCGTGCTGATCCCCCCGAAGGAGCTCCTGGGCAAGTCGTTCGTCTTCTCGACGAGGAACATCGACTTCCGCTACCCGCCCAACCCGAACCTCCAAACGGTCGGCTACTACACCTACCACGAGGACGACGACCGCCCCGACTTCATCACCGGTTCGCCCAAGACGATGCAGCTAAACAACCTGCCGTTCGGCAGCGCCCACCCGGGCGGGGCCCTGTTCGCTCACGCCGACGGCAGCGTCGAGTATGTGACGGACGACGTCGACATGCTGCTGTACGTCGCCAAGGCCTCGCGCAACGGCGAAGAGGTGGTTTCGCAAAACTAA
- a CDS encoding glycoside hydrolase family 10 protein, with protein MRLKTIAWALAVCGTACCGAGIARGEGFADFRGMWVSRFEYSSTSPASVQQIMANAASLGVTDVLFQVRGRADAYYDSAFEPRAQGLSAGFDPLQTAIDAAHANGMKLHAWINTMPLWQGASPPTSPSHPYYNTDPSFRLYDINGVPESIAAPYGSYATVNPLLPEVHTHINSVVQDIASNYAVDGVHLDYIRWVGGLGFDTLPHDAQSHTLFNQATGLDGTNPANAAAYRGFIKDRITDLVGSLKTTVDGVELASGRAIDLSAAVWRDPDIAENDYLQDYRTWLEQDLLDIAMPMIYLSSSNANLLQPNLLNTLNIPTNTQIAPGLGVYLQTANAGGVDLTITQLEQLRTLGADGATLYSYSSFFGNDPLAAARREAVTQYYANLPDPNQPGDDGFLDPNATIVTDFESGEGYFGTSPTLSGSNQGINSASADRTTSQAHLGEASQVITIDGSNSGWFLRHLAGTGPGGAASPSGNLPLTSEGSVGFWLKTDTPGLSVQVAVDDPGTADRGLLKAIVADGQWRLYEWDLADDSQWEGWVAGDGLISGATVTLDSIQFYGAGDAVIYLDTVAHNPLGSLLVPFVAGDYDRNGLVDPEDLAAWRTQFGQSVTPGAGADGNGDGVVDASDYTVWRDAQAGLGAAAAAAVPEPAACVVAGIAVGLVLLGRRRGVAGRG; from the coding sequence ATGAGGTTGAAAACGATCGCGTGGGCCCTGGCCGTGTGTGGGACCGCTTGTTGCGGCGCGGGCATCGCCAGGGGGGAGGGCTTCGCCGACTTCCGCGGGATGTGGGTCTCCCGCTTCGAGTACAGCAGCACGAGCCCCGCCAGCGTGCAGCAGATCATGGCCAACGCCGCCAGCCTGGGGGTGACCGACGTGCTCTTCCAGGTGCGGGGCCGGGCCGACGCGTACTACGACAGCGCGTTCGAGCCGCGGGCCCAGGGGCTTTCGGCCGGTTTTGACCCGTTGCAGACGGCCATCGACGCGGCCCACGCCAACGGCATGAAGCTGCACGCGTGGATCAACACCATGCCGCTGTGGCAGGGCGCCTCGCCGCCCACCAGCCCCTCGCACCCGTACTACAACACCGACCCTTCGTTCCGCCTGTACGACATCAACGGCGTCCCAGAGAGCATCGCGGCGCCGTACGGATCGTACGCCACCGTGAATCCGTTGCTGCCGGAGGTGCACACCCACATCAACAGCGTGGTGCAGGACATCGCCAGCAACTACGCGGTGGACGGCGTCCACCTCGACTACATCCGCTGGGTCGGGGGCCTGGGCTTCGACACGCTGCCGCACGACGCACAGTCGCACACGCTCTTCAATCAAGCGACGGGCCTCGACGGGACGAACCCCGCCAATGCCGCGGCCTACCGCGGGTTCATCAAGGATCGGATTACTGACCTGGTGGGGAGCCTGAAGACGACGGTCGACGGCGTCGAGCTGGCTTCGGGCAGGGCGATCGACCTGTCCGCCGCGGTGTGGCGCGACCCGGACATCGCGGAGAACGACTACCTGCAGGACTACCGCACCTGGCTGGAGCAGGACCTGCTGGACATCGCGATGCCGATGATCTACCTCAGCTCTTCCAACGCGAACCTGCTGCAGCCGAACCTGCTGAACACGCTGAACATCCCCACCAACACACAGATCGCCCCGGGGCTGGGGGTGTACTTGCAAACCGCCAACGCCGGCGGAGTCGACCTGACGATCACCCAGCTCGAGCAGCTACGCACGCTGGGGGCCGACGGCGCCACGCTTTACAGCTACAGCAGCTTCTTCGGCAACGACCCGCTGGCCGCGGCGCGGCGGGAGGCCGTAACGCAGTACTACGCCAACCTGCCCGACCCCAATCAGCCGGGGGACGACGGCTTCTTGGACCCGAACGCGACCATCGTCACCGACTTTGAGTCGGGCGAGGGGTACTTTGGCACTTCCCCCACCCTCTCGGGGAGCAACCAGGGGATTAACAGCGCCAGCGCGGATCGGACCACCTCCCAGGCCCACCTGGGGGAGGCCTCGCAGGTGATCACTATCGACGGCAGCAACTCCGGCTGGTTCCTACGCCACTTGGCGGGGACCGGACCCGGGGGCGCGGCGTCGCCCAGCGGGAACCTGCCGCTGACTTCGGAGGGCTCGGTCGGCTTCTGGCTGAAGACCGACACCCCCGGCCTGAGCGTGCAGGTAGCGGTCGACGACCCGGGCACCGCCGATCGCGGGCTGCTCAAGGCCATCGTGGCCGACGGCCAGTGGCGGCTGTACGAGTGGGACCTGGCCGACGACTCGCAGTGGGAGGGCTGGGTCGCCGGCGACGGCCTGATTTCCGGCGCCACGGTGACGCTCGATTCTATCCAGTTCTACGGCGCCGGCGACGCGGTGATCTACCTCGACACGGTGGCCCACAACCCGCTGGGGAGCCTGCTGGTTCCCTTTGTTGCGGGGGACTACGACCGCAACGGCCTGGTGGACCCTGAGGACCTGGCCGCCTGGCGGACGCAGTTCGGCCAGAGCGTAACGCCGGGCGCCGGCGCGGACGGCAACGGCGACGGCGTGGTAGACGCCTCGGACTATACCGTGTGGCGCGACGCCCAGGCCGGCCTCGGTGCGGCGGCCGCCGCCGCCGTGCCGGAGCCTGCCGCGTGCGTCGTGGCCGGCATCGCCGTTGGCCTGGTTCTGCTGGGGCGGCGACGCGGCGTCGCTGGCCGCGGTTAG